One region of Faecalibacter bovis genomic DNA includes:
- a CDS encoding FMN-binding glutamate synthase family protein, translating into MKVRQGFVIISIVLVLAILGISLFWTGILWSLIIVAPLIIIGIYDMTQKKHAIRRNYPVIGNFRYMLESIRPEIMQYFVETDTEGKPIDRLMRSMVYRRAKNVIDTVPFGTQLDVYESGYEWLNHSMYAGKIKHADDPRVKIGGDECKQPYLASLLNISAMSFGSLSENAVLAMNKGAKLGNFAHNTGEGGISPYHLEPGGDLIWQIGTGYFGCRASDGGFDPDKYVERATLPNVKMIELKISQGAKPGHGGILPANKNTPEIAAIRAVEPYTTVDSPPSHSAFSDAEGMLHFIKQLRDLSGGKPVGFKICIGIKEEFVEICEAIIKTGIKPDFIAIDGGEGGTGAAPVEFSNSLGMPLLDGLAFAVDTLRGYDLKKDIRVIASGKIISSFHIARVMAIGADLVYSARAMMMAVGCIQALQCNTNTCPVGVATQDRDLMKGLDVQDKATRMYNFHKKTMHILSELISATGVKSHRDFNRTHVNLRVDNTRVMSYDQLYPIVEVGSYLGRTKEDIMQEIKSKFALAR; encoded by the coding sequence ATGAAAGTCAGACAAGGTTTTGTAATTATTTCTATAGTACTTGTTCTAGCTATTTTAGGAATTTCTTTATTCTGGACTGGTATACTTTGGTCATTAATTATTGTAGCTCCCTTAATTATCATCGGAATCTATGATATGACTCAAAAAAAACACGCAATACGTCGTAACTATCCTGTTATCGGAAATTTCCGTTACATGTTAGAAAGTATTCGACCAGAAATCATGCAATATTTCGTAGAAACAGATACTGAAGGTAAACCTATTGATCGTTTAATGCGTTCTATGGTATACAGACGTGCAAAAAACGTTATTGATACTGTTCCTTTTGGTACACAACTAGATGTATACGAATCTGGATACGAATGGTTAAACCACTCGATGTATGCAGGAAAAATTAAACACGCTGATGATCCTCGTGTAAAAATTGGTGGAGATGAATGTAAACAACCTTATTTAGCAAGTTTATTAAACATTTCGGCTATGTCATTTGGATCATTAAGTGAAAATGCTGTTTTAGCAATGAACAAAGGTGCTAAATTAGGAAACTTCGCTCACAACACAGGTGAAGGAGGAATTTCTCCTTATCACTTAGAACCAGGTGGAGATTTAATTTGGCAAATTGGTACTGGATATTTTGGATGTCGTGCAAGCGATGGAGGATTTGATCCTGATAAATATGTAGAACGTGCTACATTACCAAATGTAAAAATGATTGAATTAAAAATTTCTCAAGGGGCAAAACCTGGTCATGGAGGAATTTTACCAGCAAATAAAAACACACCAGAAATTGCAGCAATTCGTGCAGTAGAACCTTACACAACAGTAGATTCTCCTCCATCACACTCTGCTTTCTCTGATGCCGAAGGAATGTTACATTTCATCAAACAATTAAGAGATTTATCAGGTGGTAAACCAGTTGGTTTCAAGATTTGTATTGGTATTAAAGAAGAATTCGTAGAAATTTGTGAAGCAATCATCAAAACTGGTATTAAACCAGATTTCATCGCAATTGATGGTGGTGAAGGTGGAACTGGAGCTGCTCCAGTAGAATTCTCGAACTCTTTAGGTATGCCTTTATTAGATGGATTAGCTTTCGCTGTTGATACTTTAAGAGGTTACGATTTAAAGAAAGATATTCGTGTTATTGCTTCTGGAAAAATTATTTCTTCTTTCCACATTGCTCGTGTTATGGCAATTGGTGCAGATTTAGTTTACTCTGCTCGTGCAATGATGATGGCCGTTGGTTGTATCCAAGCTTTACAATGTAACACAAATACATGTCCGGTTGGCGTTGCTACACAAGACCGCGATTTAATGAAAGGATTAGATGTACAAGATAAAGCTACACGTATGTACAATTTCCACAAGAAAACTATGCATATTTTATCTGAATTAATTTCGGCTACTGGTGTTAAATCACACCGAGATTTTAATCGTACACACGTCAATTTACGTGTTGACAATACGCGTGTAATGTCTTATGATCAATTATATCCAATTGTTGAAGTTGGGTCTTATTTAGGACGTACAAAAGAAGATATTATGCAAGAAATTAAATCTAAATTTGCTTTAGCAAGATAA
- a CDS encoding ABC transporter substrate-binding protein, giving the protein MIKHLGYILITICFFSCHKQSEIDSSKVFKLNRYDNISSLDPINARTQANNWACNLMYNSLVKINNNLEIEPDIAKSWTISEDGKTYTFTLNNNIFFHKHPIFGKDSTRNVVAEDFVYSFDRLNDPKAGGSGGWIMNNIVDYKALNDTILQINLKEAFPPFLGLISMKYASVVPHELFKNGNDEFLKHPIGTGPFQFKIWEDNVKMVLRKNPLYFEFDEKGTRLPYLEAVNITFLPEKNSEFLELIKGNIDMMADLDPSYKDEILNPLGELSEKYRENITLLKAPYLSTVYLCFYLDHPNAIDPKLREALNYGVDKNKIIKYMMKGMAFPADGGFIPKGLPGYSAKSGYNYNPQKARELINSYKKENKTIKPIELTTVQEYVDICEYISAEMAKLGLPIQVNVVPGPTMRDGKSTGKFALFRANWGADYPDAENFLSLYYSKNFAPEGPNYSHYKNEAFDKLYEQSYLLNNMDERAKIYAEMDALMMKSSPILPLFYDQTAVFLNKKVKGFQMSPIKILDLTRVYKEK; this is encoded by the coding sequence ATGATTAAACACTTAGGTTACATTTTAATAACAATTTGTTTTTTTAGTTGTCATAAACAATCTGAAATAGATTCTTCTAAAGTATTTAAACTAAATAGATACGATAATATCTCTTCATTAGATCCTATTAATGCAAGAACACAGGCAAATAACTGGGCTTGTAACTTGATGTATAATAGCTTAGTTAAAATAAATAACAATTTAGAAATCGAGCCTGATATTGCGAAAAGTTGGACAATTTCTGAAGATGGTAAAACCTATACTTTTACTTTAAACAACAATATTTTTTTTCATAAACATCCGATTTTCGGTAAAGATTCTACAAGAAATGTAGTTGCTGAAGATTTTGTTTATTCTTTTGATCGATTAAATGATCCAAAAGCTGGCGGATCTGGTGGATGGATTATGAACAATATTGTAGATTATAAAGCTTTAAATGATACTATACTTCAGATTAATTTAAAAGAAGCATTTCCTCCATTTTTAGGTTTAATATCGATGAAATACGCATCTGTTGTACCGCATGAATTATTTAAGAATGGAAATGATGAGTTCTTAAAACATCCTATTGGAACAGGTCCATTTCAGTTCAAAATTTGGGAAGACAATGTAAAAATGGTTTTACGCAAAAATCCTTTATATTTCGAATTTGATGAAAAAGGGACACGTTTACCCTATCTGGAAGCAGTTAACATCACATTTTTACCAGAGAAAAATTCTGAATTTTTAGAATTAATTAAAGGTAATATTGATATGATGGCAGATTTAGATCCATCTTATAAAGATGAAATTTTAAATCCATTAGGTGAGTTAAGTGAAAAATACCGCGAAAATATTACGCTTTTAAAAGCTCCTTATTTAAGCACAGTTTATTTATGTTTTTATTTAGATCATCCAAATGCTATTGATCCCAAATTACGCGAAGCTTTAAATTATGGAGTTGATAAAAATAAGATCATTAAATATATGATGAAAGGAATGGCTTTCCCAGCTGATGGTGGATTCATTCCTAAAGGTTTACCAGGCTATTCAGCAAAATCTGGTTATAACTATAACCCACAAAAAGCGCGTGAATTAATCAATAGCTATAAAAAAGAAAACAAAACAATAAAACCAATAGAATTAACAACAGTACAAGAATATGTAGACATTTGCGAATACATTTCAGCAGAAATGGCCAAACTTGGTTTACCAATTCAAGTAAATGTTGTTCCAGGTCCGACGATGCGAGATGGAAAATCGACAGGAAAATTCGCTTTATTCCGTGCAAATTGGGGAGCTGATTATCCAGATGCTGAAAATTTCTTATCCTTATATTACTCTAAAAACTTTGCACCAGAAGGTCCAAATTACTCACACTATAAAAATGAAGCGTTCGATAAATTGTACGAACAATCCTATTTATTAAACAATATGGATGAACGAGCTAAAATTTACGCAGAAATGGATGCATTAATGATGAAATCATCTCCTATTCTACCTTTATTCTACGATCAAACAGCTGTTTTTTTGAATAAAAAAGTTAAAGGTTTTCAGATGAGTCCAATCAAAATTCTTGATTTGACAAGAGTTTATAAAGAAAAGTAG
- the mtaB gene encoding tRNA (N(6)-L-threonylcarbamoyladenosine(37)-C(2))-methylthiotransferase MtaB produces MINQTKTVAFHTLGCKLNFSETSTIARNLKDHGYQKVEFTDPANVYVINTCSVTANADRECRTIVKNALKANPDGFVVVVGCYAQLKPEEIAQMEGVDLVLGAAEKFNVAQYLENLNKQEEAIIHSCEIEEADFYVGSYSIGDRTRAFLKVQDGCDYKCTYCTIPLARGISRSDTMENVLKNAREIAEKGIKEIVLTGVNIGDYGKGEFGNKKHEHTFLELVQELDKVENIDRIRISSIEPNLLKNETIDFVSKSERFVPHFHIPLQSGSDDILKKMKRRYLSNLYEDRVAKIREVLPNACIGVDVIVGFPGETEELFLETYNFLNKLPISYLHVFTYSERDNTEAIDFEGVVEPAERKRRNKMLRILSEKKRQAFYQTQLGSTQKVLWEHDNKEGKMFGFTENYVKVQTDFDLSLVNQTQYVELVRINHNGNVEIKVKEPILS; encoded by the coding sequence ATGATTAATCAAACAAAAACAGTTGCATTCCATACGTTAGGATGTAAATTAAATTTTTCTGAAACATCTACGATTGCAAGAAACTTAAAAGATCATGGATATCAGAAGGTTGAATTTACAGATCCAGCGAATGTGTATGTAATTAATACATGTTCGGTAACAGCAAATGCAGATAGAGAATGTAGAACGATTGTAAAGAATGCATTAAAAGCAAATCCAGATGGATTTGTAGTTGTTGTTGGTTGTTATGCACAATTAAAACCTGAAGAAATCGCACAAATGGAAGGTGTTGATTTAGTTTTGGGTGCAGCAGAAAAATTTAATGTTGCTCAATACTTAGAGAACTTAAATAAACAAGAAGAAGCTATTATCCATTCTTGTGAAATTGAAGAAGCAGATTTTTATGTAGGATCTTACTCTATCGGAGATCGTACACGTGCTTTTTTAAAGGTGCAAGATGGTTGTGATTATAAATGTACTTACTGTACAATACCATTAGCTCGTGGAATTTCTCGTTCTGATACTATGGAAAATGTGTTGAAAAATGCTAGAGAAATTGCTGAAAAAGGGATAAAGGAAATTGTATTGACTGGTGTAAATATTGGTGATTACGGTAAAGGCGAATTCGGGAATAAAAAACACGAACATACCTTCTTAGAATTAGTTCAGGAATTGGATAAAGTGGAAAATATTGATCGTATTCGTATTTCATCGATTGAACCAAATTTATTGAAAAATGAAACAATTGATTTTGTTTCAAAAAGTGAAAGATTTGTTCCTCACTTTCATATCCCCTTACAATCTGGTAGCGACGATATACTAAAAAAGATGAAACGTCGTTATTTATCTAATTTATACGAAGATCGTGTAGCTAAAATTAGAGAAGTATTACCAAACGCTTGTATTGGGGTTGATGTAATTGTCGGTTTCCCTGGAGAAACAGAAGAGTTATTTTTAGAAACATATAATTTTTTAAATAAATTACCGATTAGTTATTTACACGTATTTACATATTCTGAACGTGATAATACAGAAGCAATCGATTTTGAAGGTGTTGTAGAACCAGCAGAACGTAAACGTCGCAATAAAATGTTACGCATTTTATCTGAGAAAAAACGCCAGGCTTTCTATCAAACTCAATTAGGATCTACGCAGAAAGTATTATGGGAACATGATAATAAAGAAGGAAAAATGTTTGGTTTCACTGAAAACTATGTCAAAGTGCAAACAGATTTTGATTTATCATTAGTTAATCAAACGCAATATGTAGAACTTGTACGTATTAATCACAATGGTAACGTAGAAATAAAAGTTAAAGAACCTATTTTATCATAA
- a CDS encoding porin family protein, with amino-acid sequence MKTLKVKFLLVIASIFLSLPALAQLQLGAKIGAGLSNYKNINPDSQSRIAIQGGFLAKYQLEMGYYRNFRNYIQAELLYSTIGEENGPYKVNVNYLTIPVMYQHYLSDTDNDFFIEFGPQVQFVINDVVDQYPSPNPNMPWLGSDNNVLNKFDIAINGGVGYSYQRRLELNLRYSWGLVDSWDFKYRDNDFNRTSLISLSLTYLLDFNPRYY; translated from the coding sequence ATGAAGACATTAAAAGTTAAGTTTTTACTTGTAATAGCAAGTATTTTCTTATCATTACCCGCTTTAGCTCAATTACAATTAGGAGCTAAAATTGGAGCTGGATTATCAAATTATAAAAATATTAATCCAGATTCACAATCACGTATTGCTATTCAAGGTGGTTTCTTAGCTAAATACCAGTTAGAAATGGGATACTACAGAAATTTCCGTAACTATATTCAGGCGGAGTTATTGTATAGTACAATTGGTGAGGAAAACGGACCTTATAAAGTAAATGTAAATTACTTAACAATTCCGGTGATGTATCAACACTATTTATCTGATACGGATAATGATTTCTTCATTGAGTTTGGTCCACAAGTTCAGTTTGTAATTAACGATGTGGTTGATCAATACCCTTCGCCAAATCCAAATATGCCTTGGTTGGGATCGGATAATAATGTTTTAAACAAGTTCGATATAGCAATTAATGGAGGTGTTGGATACTCTTATCAACGTAGACTTGAGTTAAATTTAAGATATAGCTGGGGATTAGTTGATTCATGGGATTTTAAATACAGAGACAATGATTTTAATAGAACATCATTAATTTCATTATCACTAACATATTTATTAGATTTCAATCCACGTTATTACTAA
- a CDS encoding DUF4136 domain-containing protein, whose translation MKNISLFVALFSFILLASCNAVNVATDYDRTANFNTYKTYSYHQKGIDKLSINDLDKNRIISSIDKEMATKGFTKVTSGADLVVNILASSTQEVRVDNDIYGYGYWGGYPSVSDYTAGKIIIDIIDDKKNILVWQGVGSDLNISNISAKNDKIPQAINEILSKFPPLAK comes from the coding sequence ATGAAAAATATCTCATTATTTGTAGCATTATTTAGTTTTATTTTATTAGCAAGTTGTAACGCAGTTAACGTTGCAACGGATTATGATAGAACGGCTAACTTCAATACTTATAAAACCTATTCATATCATCAAAAAGGAATTGATAAATTAAGTATTAATGATTTAGATAAAAACAGAATCATATCTTCTATTGATAAAGAAATGGCAACCAAAGGTTTTACGAAAGTTACTAGTGGTGCCGATTTGGTTGTTAATATATTAGCAAGTTCAACTCAAGAAGTACGTGTTGATAATGATATTTACGGATATGGATATTGGGGTGGTTATCCATCAGTTTCTGATTATACAGCTGGTAAAATCATCATTGATATCATAGATGATAAAAAGAATATTTTAGTTTGGCAAGGTGTAGGATCTGATTTAAATATTTCCAACATTTCTGCTAAAAATGATAAAATTCCACAAGCAATTAATGAAATCTTATCAAAATTTCCTCCTTTAGCAAAATAA
- a CDS encoding porin family protein, with amino-acid sequence MKKLQSKLLSLAFLSISSIAFSQFQFGVKAGAGLSNTTVVHGISKERIGLLAGVVGKYQLSSNTEDHYLQAEVLYTNQGEFSVDRAGNKYKAFVDYVNIPIMYKFYFDDQGSDFFLEAGPQVGFVISDNIDPLGPEASNNILKSFDLAANVGVGYSYQRKFELNVRYGVGLIDTYGYDRWDNDSNRTSFLSAALTYYIN; translated from the coding sequence ATGAAAAAATTACAATCTAAACTCCTTAGTTTGGCTTTTTTATCTATTTCTTCAATTGCATTTTCACAATTTCAATTTGGTGTAAAAGCTGGTGCTGGATTAAGTAATACAACAGTAGTACACGGAATTTCAAAAGAAAGAATCGGATTATTAGCAGGTGTTGTAGGTAAATATCAGCTATCTTCTAATACAGAAGATCATTATTTACAAGCCGAAGTTTTATATACAAATCAAGGTGAATTTTCAGTAGATAGAGCGGGGAATAAATACAAAGCATTTGTAGATTACGTCAATATTCCAATTATGTATAAATTCTATTTTGATGATCAAGGAAGTGATTTCTTTTTAGAAGCAGGGCCACAAGTTGGATTCGTAATTTCTGATAATATTGATCCGCTGGGACCTGAAGCATCAAATAATATTTTAAAGTCCTTTGATTTGGCTGCTAACGTAGGTGTTGGTTATTCTTATCAACGTAAATTTGAACTAAATGTTCGTTACGGAGTGGGATTAATTGATACGTATGGTTACGATAGGTGGGATAACGATTCTAATAGAACATCGTTTTTATCAGCAGCTTTAACGTATTATATCAATTAA
- a CDS encoding TerC family protein, which yields MSLLAVVQDNMLNHPWLIAGFGVAVIIMLLLDLGVFNKNSHAVSNKEALSWSIVWISLAMIFSGVIYFVFKQADGHAFAMEKFSQFQAAYWIEKALSVDNLFVFILVFGFFKIPKEYQHKVLFWGILGALAFRAIFIFAGVELIKMTYLPAFEIGDFKFILDNDTAEHANLAAKEYFRPNVVLTIFGIFLIFAGIKSWSSNDDEDQDLSKNFGVRLVHKFYKVSPNFDKDKFFTVQNGVKMATPLFVALAVIEITDLVFAVDSIPAIFAIAPNDPFILYSSNIFAILGLRSLYFLLANSMDKFNKLHYGLAIILTFIGIKMIIMPFYHFESTVSLSVIGGVLLTTIIWSLISNKKEA from the coding sequence ATGTCATTATTGGCTGTTGTACAAGACAACATGTTAAATCATCCATGGTTAATTGCGGGATTTGGTGTCGCGGTAATTATTATGCTTTTATTGGATTTAGGTGTTTTCAATAAAAATTCTCATGCTGTTTCAAACAAGGAAGCACTTTCTTGGAGTATCGTATGGATTTCATTAGCAATGATTTTTAGTGGTGTTATCTATTTTGTATTCAAACAAGCAGATGGACACGCTTTTGCAATGGAAAAATTCTCACAATTCCAGGCTGCGTATTGGATTGAAAAAGCTCTTTCTGTTGATAATTTATTTGTATTTATTCTTGTTTTCGGATTTTTCAAAATTCCGAAAGAATATCAACACAAAGTATTATTCTGGGGAATTTTAGGAGCATTAGCATTTAGAGCAATATTTATTTTCGCAGGTGTAGAATTAATTAAAATGACTTATTTACCAGCTTTTGAAATTGGTGATTTTAAATTCATTTTAGATAATGATACTGCAGAACATGCTAATTTAGCCGCGAAAGAATACTTTAGACCAAATGTGGTATTGACAATTTTTGGTATTTTCTTAATCTTTGCAGGTATTAAATCATGGTCGTCTAACGACGATGAAGATCAAGATTTATCTAAAAACTTTGGTGTAAGATTGGTTCATAAATTTTATAAAGTTTCTCCGAATTTTGATAAAGATAAATTCTTTACAGTACAAAATGGTGTTAAGATGGCAACTCCATTATTTGTAGCGTTAGCAGTAATCGAGATTACAGATTTAGTATTTGCGGTAGATAGTATCCCTGCTATTTTCGCAATTGCTCCGAATGATCCATTTATTCTTTATTCATCTAATATCTTTGCGATTTTAGGTTTACGATCATTGTATTTCCTATTAGCTAACTCGATGGATAAATTTAATAAACTACATTATGGTTTGGCTATTATTTTAACTTTTATTGGTATTAAAATGATAATTATGCCTTTCTATCATTTTGAGTCAACTGTCTCTTTAAGTGTAATTGGTGGAGTATTATTAACGACGATAATTTGGTCATTAATCTCAAACAAAAAAGAAGCTTAA
- a CDS encoding glycoside hydrolase family 3 protein, whose amino-acid sequence MKKYLIAIITSFSFFSSSYAQEYNAINLTESPLYVDSLQMKWVDEKYNSLSLDEKVGQLFIVAAYSNRDAAHEEEILKLIQEEKIGGLIFMQDQAVKQIDLTNRYQSTSKIPLIIGVDGEWGLAMRLKGVERFPWNMTMGALEKEDLVYQAGVQIGKQANRMGIHFNFAPTVDVNVNPNNPIIGNRSYGSDAKNVGLKGSAFMRGQQSMKVLASAKHFPGHGDTDQDSHKTLPLISANKSDLEKYHVAPFRELINNGVQAVMVAHLNVPALEPDPKIPSTLSKKIVTDYLKGDLNFKGIVITDALNMDGVAKMFAPGDVDYKAFLAGNDMLLFSQGVKVGKQKIIAAIEKGEISENRLAESVKKILMAKYLVGLNNFQPLHANNVFEDLNSEQNSALTYKIYEEATTVTKNSNNVLPITDVTAKIAFVPLEQTDYKIFHDHLKKYADVKLVKIDNASQINKLNEFDYVIYGAFLSNETVYKSYKLSATSKAILKSTPADKKSILTLFTSPYGLKDLDLSSIDGVVVNYQNTDQTKQIAPQIIFGAIPAKGKLPVTVNEKIKYGDQVKTQAIQRLGFDEPANVGVEKKN is encoded by the coding sequence ATGAAAAAATACTTAATCGCAATAATAACTTCCTTTTCCTTTTTTTCTTCCTCTTATGCGCAAGAATACAATGCGATAAATCTGACAGAATCACCACTATATGTTGATTCTTTACAGATGAAATGGGTAGATGAAAAATATAATTCACTTTCTTTAGACGAAAAAGTGGGGCAATTATTCATCGTTGCAGCATATTCTAATCGAGATGCAGCGCATGAAGAAGAAATTTTAAAATTAATCCAAGAAGAGAAAATCGGAGGATTAATTTTCATGCAAGATCAAGCGGTAAAACAAATTGATCTAACAAACCGTTATCAATCTACTTCAAAGATTCCATTAATTATTGGTGTTGATGGGGAATGGGGTTTAGCGATGCGATTAAAAGGTGTTGAACGTTTCCCGTGGAATATGACTATGGGTGCTTTAGAAAAAGAAGATTTAGTTTATCAAGCCGGAGTGCAAATTGGGAAACAAGCTAACCGAATGGGAATTCATTTTAATTTTGCACCAACTGTAGATGTTAATGTAAATCCAAATAATCCAATTATTGGTAATCGTTCGTATGGATCAGATGCTAAAAATGTCGGGTTAAAAGGTTCAGCATTTATGCGTGGGCAACAATCGATGAAAGTTTTAGCATCTGCAAAACATTTTCCTGGTCATGGCGATACAGATCAAGACTCGCATAAAACTTTACCATTAATTTCGGCAAATAAATCAGATTTAGAAAAATATCACGTTGCTCCATTTCGTGAATTGATTAATAATGGCGTGCAAGCCGTAATGGTTGCGCATTTAAATGTTCCTGCATTAGAACCTGATCCTAAAATTCCTTCAACTTTATCTAAAAAAATTGTCACAGATTATTTAAAAGGCGATTTAAATTTTAAAGGGATTGTGATTACTGATGCATTAAACATGGATGGTGTGGCAAAAATGTTTGCGCCTGGCGATGTTGATTACAAGGCTTTTTTAGCTGGAAATGATATGTTATTGTTTTCTCAAGGAGTAAAAGTAGGTAAGCAAAAGATTATTGCTGCAATTGAAAAAGGTGAAATTTCAGAAAATCGTTTAGCTGAAAGTGTAAAGAAAATTTTAATGGCTAAATATTTAGTTGGATTGAATAATTTTCAACCATTACATGCCAATAATGTTTTTGAAGATTTAAATTCTGAACAAAATTCAGCATTAACATATAAAATTTATGAAGAAGCTACAACTGTAACAAAAAATTCAAATAATGTTTTGCCAATTACAGATGTTACGGCTAAAATAGCTTTCGTTCCGCTGGAACAAACTGATTATAAAATTTTTCATGATCATTTAAAGAAATATGCTGATGTAAAATTGGTTAAAATTGATAATGCTTCACAAATTAATAAGTTAAATGAATTTGATTATGTGATATATGGAGCTTTCTTATCAAATGAAACGGTTTACAAATCTTATAAATTATCAGCTACATCTAAAGCGATTTTAAAATCAACTCCAGCTGATAAGAAATCTATTTTAACCTTATTTACAAGTCCATATGGTTTAAAGGATTTGGATTTAAGTTCGATAGATGGTGTGGTCGTTAACTATCAAAATACAGATCAAACAAAACAAATTGCTCCACAAATTATTTTCGGTGCAATTCCAGCAAAAGGAAAACTTCCAGTTACCGTTAATGAAAAGATCAAATACGGAGATCAAGTAAAAACACAAGCGATTCAACGTTTAGGATTTGATGAACCAGCTAACGTTGGTGTTGAAAAAAAAAATTAA
- the bshA gene encoding N-acetyl-alpha-D-glucosaminyl L-malate synthase BshA has product MKIGIVCYPTYGGSGIVATELGMDLAEKGHEVHFFSTNVPARLNIKLPNIYFHRIHVETYPLFQYQPYDLALSTILYEKVLQYKLDLVHVHYAIPHAYAAYFTKQMLARKGYHLPIVTTLHGTDITLVGKHPVYKTAVEFSINESDVVTSVSESLKQDTLKAFEITNDIQVVHNFIDNDQYLPEKCICCRNNFAEPTEKVILHTSNLRKVKRIQDVISTFNIIQKTIPSKLIIAGEGPEWELADQLINEYGIQDKVKSLGMVSDLQDVLKAADLFILPSEQESFGLAALEAMAANVPVISSNAGGLPEVNIDGVTGFVCPVGDVEMMAEKAIHILENDQRLLQFSTNAKEQAIRFDKKNILPQYEDLYRKTLNLNK; this is encoded by the coding sequence ATGAAAATCGGAATTGTTTGTTATCCAACCTATGGTGGTTCTGGAATCGTCGCAACAGAATTAGGTATGGATTTAGCTGAAAAAGGGCATGAAGTTCACTTTTTTAGTACCAATGTTCCCGCTAGATTAAATATTAAGTTACCTAATATATACTTTCATCGTATCCATGTAGAAACATATCCGTTGTTCCAATATCAACCGTATGATTTGGCTTTAAGTACAATTTTGTATGAAAAAGTTTTACAATACAAATTAGATTTGGTACATGTTCATTATGCTATTCCACATGCTTATGCAGCATATTTTACCAAACAAATGTTAGCTCGTAAAGGTTATCATTTACCTATTGTGACTACTTTACATGGTACTGATATTACCTTAGTTGGAAAACATCCTGTTTATAAAACTGCTGTTGAATTTTCTATTAACGAATCGGATGTTGTTACATCAGTTTCTGAAAGTTTAAAACAAGATACGCTTAAAGCGTTCGAGATTACGAATGATATTCAAGTAGTACATAATTTTATTGATAATGATCAATATTTGCCTGAAAAATGTATTTGTTGTCGCAATAATTTTGCTGAACCTACTGAAAAAGTTATTCTTCACACATCAAATCTTCGAAAAGTAAAACGAATTCAAGATGTTATTTCGACATTTAATATCATTCAGAAAACGATTCCATCTAAATTAATTATTGCAGGCGAGGGGCCAGAATGGGAATTAGCTGATCAATTAATTAATGAATACGGAATACAAGATAAAGTGAAAAGCCTTGGTATGGTAAGCGATTTGCAAGATGTATTAAAAGCTGCAGATTTATTTATACTTCCTTCGGAACAAGAAAGTTTCGGCTTGGCTGCTTTAGAGGCAATGGCGGCTAATGTTCCTGTTATATCTTCTAACGCTGGTGGTTTACCAGAAGTTAATATTGATGGTGTTACGGGGTTTGTTTGTCCAGTTGGTGATGTAGAAATGATGGCTGAAAAAGCAATTCATATTCTAGAAAATGATCAAAGATTGCTTCAGTTTAGTACAAATGCTAAAGAACAAGCAATTCGTTTTGATAAGAAGAATATCTTACCTCAATACGAAGATTTATATCGTAAGACTTTAAATTTAAATAAATAA